The DNA segment TACTTTGCCACCAAATTCAATGCCATTATTACAGAAgtctttaaataatttatccacTGCCTGAaaagcatgttttgatgtCATTGTTATTTCATCCCAAATTATGACTTCtacatttttcagattttttctatataatgAATTGGGAGTAATGTTGCACGTTGAATCTTCATTTATATTAAGTggtaattacaattttttttttttttgagaggAGTTTGTGATTCTTTGTAACGGACAACTGGTACTTCCTTACGGAAGCGCCAAGTGTGGGActcggctgcggcggcggccccTACCCATTAAACACACGTCTCCCTGTATGCCCGACACCAGCCCGGCACTGTTTATCACGTTACTTCAGGCTCGGCCGCTGTCTTTGTGTGTTCTTTATCACGCACTCATTCTTCGATATTCCAATCATTCAATGTCCAGCAGAAATACTTTTTCTCTCATTCACTTAGTTCTCCAAACATCAATCCGCTTTCTTACCTCGCAAGATACCACCAACGTATGATGCAATGTTTGTCCAAGCGTCTCTGGTCGTTAACACAAGTGTCGTCACGTTGTCTGGTGTAATTGTCGTCCCCAGTAGTGTCTCTAGTCTCTGTCGTTGCTCGATCCAACGGTCGCACACGCAAACGTGTGCTCTGCGTCATCCCAAGGTTGTCCATAGTACGTACAGTCAGGTGAAGTCACTCTGTTCATTCTGCGAAGATACCTTCGGAAGTACCCGTGTCCAGACCTAAATTGGGTAAGGTTGAAGTCCACCTCGCTGTGCTTCCTGTCTTTCCACGGTTCCACCTCAGGTACCAGCCTGTGTAGCAATCGTCCTTGTGTATTCGTGGTCCATCTTGTCTGCCATTTTTCCAGTGTCTTTGTTTGTTCTTCCGTCGCAGCGTCTGCCCTCCGGACGTTCGTGTTTCTTGCGTATAGACGTTTCCGCTCGTACGCGAGAAGGTCGATCGGTATAACGCCCGCTATTACGAAGATTGCATTCTCTGATACAGTCCGGTACGCGCACGCAATTCTCAGCGCCCCTATTCGTTGCACGCTCGTCATAGCTTTCGCCCGTTTCTTTACCATCAACGCGTCTGACCATACCTCGGCTCCGTATAGCATGATCGAGTGAGTAACGCTCATAAGTAGTCGGTGTAGACTTGGTCTCGGTCCTCGTGTGTTGGCCATAAGTATGCTTAAAGCTTTCGTTGTCTCTGCTGCTTTGGTCGCTGCGTTTCATATGTAAGCCCAGAAAGTCAGTTTTGTATCTAGAGTCACCCCCAGGTACTTAACTTCGCTTTTGGTCGTCACCTGTTCCGTCCCAACTGTCATCGGTATAATCGTGTTAATTCGTTTTCTTGTGAGCAGCGGTAACTCAGTCTTCTATAGAGCCAATTGCAGTCCATGTTCTGTCATCCATGTGCTTACGCGTCTCATCACTTGGTTCAGTTTTATCTGTGTCAATTGAGAGTTTCGTGCTGTTATTACAGCCGCCACGTATTTCACGTATGCGATGAGGCACGTATCAGTAGGCATGTCCAGTCTTAATAAGCCGTCGTACAGTACGTTCCAGAAGTCAGGACCCAGAATTGAGCCCTGTGCGACTCCTGCTGTCAGTCGTTTTCGTCGCGTTCCATCAGTCGTCTCATATGTTAGATAATGGTCTCGTAAGGAGTCTTTAACAACTCGCATGAGGTACGCAGGCACCCGGAAGGTTGTTTCCAGCGCCTCCAGAATATCCGCCCACCTTGCAGAGTTGAAAGCGTTCCGTACGTCTAGTGTTGCCCATATGTCATTTGTTTTGTCTACAATCTATAGTATGTCTGTTATTGCTTCAATAGTGGAGTGTCCTCGTCGAAATCCGTGCTGTCGGTCTGAGAGGTCGCCAGCAGCTTCCACCGCTTGCATCAGTCCCGGTTGCAGCAACAGTTCGTACAGTTTTCCTGGTGTATTAAGAAGGCTTCGAGGCCTATAAGAGGACGAGTCAGGTGGGCCCCTCTTACCTGTGCTAATGAGGACCAACCGTGCGTCCTTCCAAGGACTACCAAACACCCCCGCCATCAGGCAGCCATTatagagctgcagcagcgtaTCGGGTCGTTCAACTACAATGATCCGCAGCAGCTCACCAGGCACGCCATCAAGTCCTGGAGCTTTCCGAGGCTTTAGATTAGCCGCAGCACTCTCAAGCTCCACCACCGTAAACAGTGGACATTCCGTTACGCTGTCCTCGTTCTTGTCGTCAGTTCTGTCTGGGTGAGTAGGAAAGAGACCGTCAACGATCCTATCCATTGTATCAGCGTCCTTTGTCTCTGGGGGATTCCAGGCTCCAATTTTGTGGGTCACAATCTTGTAGTCGTCCCCCCATGGACTTAATTCTACATCGTATTCCAGTCGTCTCTAACACTGTCTTTTACTGTCGTTTATTGCCTGTCGCAGTCGCCTTCTAGCAATTTTATATTCTTGCGAGAGGTGTGTCACATCATGACTGTTCCTCCGTCTCTGTGCTTGTCTACGTAGTCGATGGTATTCTCTTCTGATGTCAGCAATCTCTTGCGTCCACCAGTAGGTTTGCCGTTTTTTGTGTCTGTATCGTTTCTGTAGCATTGTAGCCTCGCAGATGCACTGCAGATATCTCTCCATATCCTTAGTTCTCTGTTCAGCCGCTTCTCGGTCCGTCTGCTCTTGAGACAAGTCTGAAGGTGTTATTACTACATCCTGCAGCTGTCTCGGAAGCTCGTCTCTGTTTATGTTTTCTACGTCCCATCGTGGTGTACGTAAGTTTTGTCTCTGCCTCACCGCGTTTTGGTCAGTCAGGTTAAAGATTATGTACTGGTGATCGCTGTCCGTATATTCCTCAATCACTTTCCATCCCCTTAACCTTGTCAGTAGCCTGTCCGTAGCCAGTCTAGGATGGAATTACCAAAGCCAGGTCATCTGTAAGTTGTCACGTTTCCTTCGTTAATAACCTCCATTCCTAGTCGGGCGGTCATCTGTAGAATTAGTCGTCCTCGTCTGTTCGTTGCTGGCATCCCCAACTCGACCACTCGCGCGTTGAAATCGCCTGCCACGATCACGTCGCCAGAGAGATCTCTGACAACGTCTTCCAGGACTTCCAGCTTTTCTGCGTACTCGTGCGCACTGCGCACTATTGTTCGGGGAAAGGTAGACACTGTCGATGAAGATGGTGCCAAGCCTCACCCAAACATAGCCTTGCCCAAACCAGCTATCGGTTATCCGCGTCGCGTTTGACACTCCTACCCACACTGCCGCCGTGTATGGGCCGTCGGTTCAAGAAGGTTTCTGTACTGCTCGCTTATCACAAGCACGTCCGCGTCCGTTTCCGCTGTGATCTGAGGAAGTAACGCGTGTGCTACGCTACTCCTGTTTAGGTTGCATTGGAGTATTGTCAAGTTCATTTTGTCTGTCTAGTCTTAAGTTCTGTCAGTGCTGCCTTAAATACAGCGCACGTGAAGCAGATCTTCATTGGTACCCGTGCAAAGAAAACAGGAAGGCCTGCTCTTGCACGCCTTACCTAGATGCCCCTTTTGGCCTCATTTCCAGCAGCAGTCACATCTGTCTGGTCCTTTACAGTCCTTTTTAAAGTGACCGAAGCTAAGGCCCTTATAGCACCTTGGCACGCGAAGCCTGCGTCGAATTCGGCAGTAAATCCATTCGATTTTTATTTGGCCTTTTTTGAGCAAGTCCGTTGCCTCTTTTGCATCAAACTCGCAGACAGCTGAAGCTTTTCCACGGTTATTAGCTCCGAAGACGTGAATCTTCCTCTCGGCCTCGTTTTCGGTTTTGCGGTTGATCGCGTGCGCGACGTCTTGTGCCGTTCTCACACAGTCCAAGTCCATAAATTCCAACGTCACCTTGGAAGTCACGTCTTTTACTGTGACGGTCTGTCCCAGTGCGTTTTGTAACGTCTGCTGAAAAACCTGTCGCTCCTGTTCTTTGTCAAGCTGTAGAAGTACAGAACCGTCTTTGGTCTTACAAATAGCTCGTACGTCCACTTTACTGTCAGTCAAATTCACTTTCTGTCGCATAGAAAGTAAAACGTCCACGTACGTCTTGCCCTCCGCTGGCTTAATCTAAATTGCGCTTTGCCTGGGTTTCAAGTTTGAGCGATCCGTCTTGCGCGCTTTGGGCTCTTTTGTCCTCGTCTTATTTGATCAGCATTCGTCTTCGTTTCCGTGGTCGCTTCCCGTTTCTTCCGATTCGTGACGGTTGCCCACGTATCCTTTGCCAGCAACTCCTGCTTGTCTGAAGTTCCCGGTTCCGGAGTCGGGGTTTGTCTGTTCCGTTTACGTTTGTCTCGTGGCGTTTCTTCTGTATTCGTCCTTTGTACTTCTGTAAGAATCTGTCGCAGTTGCTTCATACGTTGGAGTTCATGCTCTCAACCTCAACAGCTTTTGGATGTTTGTCTTCGCCTTCATCTTCACCAGGTTGCTGCGTATTATGAGTAGTTGGTCTTCCAATTTCCTCTCTGCAGCCTTCCAATTTTGTGGCGCCCCTCCGATTATGACGCCCGTCCCTTCATGATTTTGTGCCGCGATGTCGTTTATAGTAGCCAGACTACCTACCGGATTTTTACCTCTACCTCCGCTGGCCATATCTCCATCTGCAGGCACGTCGCACCCCTCCATCCTCAAATTGTTCCGTTCGGTTGCCTCATCCATGCTGAAATCAAACTTCGTCTCAGTATGTGTCCGACCCCCTGGATCTCCCCGTCTATGGAGGCAGCTGACATGGCCCTAACACATGCCTGCAGGCGATGCCAGATTGGGTACATCATACCAGGATGTTGAACCCACTGCCGCACTAGCCCACATCCGCTCTCTTGAGCGTCCCACCCCCGAACAAAAATGTTCAGCTCTCTGGAAAGTTTACAGTAGGCGTCACACGACATTAGGTATTCGCCAAGCCGATTGATCGGTGCTGGCTAGGCAACCGACCTTCCGCCTTGTCGCCAGCGGGAGCCAAAGATGGCTCGGATCACTTCGGCACGCAGCCTAAGATCGTCTTCCCACCCAGGATCTACTTTTGGCAGCTCACATTTCGCACCGCACAGCCAATATGGCGGTTTGCTTGATTAGTTTAAGAGCAGTCTTCCCCTGACTTAGACGACAACAAGTCACTTCCATCTATCACTCTGATACGTCCGGGAGATGTCTGTTTATAGAACCCCCTCAATCATGCATCAATAATTCTCTCCACCAAGACGCTACCATTGCTGTGGGGTCGCCGCAGAAAGGGCATAATCCTGGCTTGTGCTCCGCGTGTGATTTCGCTTCTCAAAGAACACCCGtttatagaggttttcgataGTGCGTACCTTCCTGCGTCTTTGTGTGACCGGTCAAGATCTATTTAAAGGACCTACGGCTCCGACTGTGGTTGGCATGCAGCTTGCGTACTCGGTTTCCCTTTCTGCTACTGCAGCTCATCTCCGCTCTATGCACTGATTCATCAAGATACTCTTTTTAAAGAGTTTCGTTCAATCGTTCCTCATTCACACTCACTCAGGGGACTGCTGCTCTCGTAAGCCCATCACCCAGCAGGTTGCGAAGATGTTAAAGCAACTGCCTACGACAAGGAGCGGCCATATCGATGGgggtaatttgaaaattaaatgtaaagttctttaatttattaataaatttgctgCTATACTAGTCCATGCTACAGGTAAAACACttattgcttcctcctagaggaagctttgtagtagtaaaattttgagttccgtcaaaacttctagaaaatactttttggtgtgttagaactTCAAATTAAGCGTTTTTGCAAAATGTCcgtattttttctctctcggagaagaggtgttagggaaaatcttagaaagaccatagcGTGACTTTGTTTATGGGGTCATCGAAACAGCCCATCCGCAATGTCAGCCGTGTGTCGGATTTACACCGACTAAATCCATCCTTTTTACGGCCAGATGAAAAACACCCAACCGTATCAAGGAACGccctctttgcctttatcGACCCTCAGTAAAGGCGCACCTAGCTCCATCTTCTGTGCCCTTGTTTCCCGCGGTACGACCGTGGAGTAGTGCTTCGCGGGGGGCGAAAGGCTTTTACGCCCTCTTTTAATTGATGTAAGTAACCAAAAAATTGCACCTATATTACCGACATGGGATGAAGCAAGTGCACTAAAACAAACACAGTCAACAAACTAACAAACTACTTTACCAAAAGGAAGCCAGAGAAGAATATAGGAAATAAAACAAGTGCAACACAACAGCAACGCAGCAGTCACCAGACACCTTCAGCAAGCTCAGCAGGAACGTTCGTATAATGGAAGcacaaataaatctaattgaagaaatacaaaatagtATTCATGAACAGGAGAGGCTATACAGAGGTCTTGAGATTTTTAATAAGGAAAGAAATAGTAATAACAGTTTAATATTATACTTAAATATTAGAAGTCTAAATGCCAATTTTGATAAACTACAAATCCTTATTAAAAGCCTCAAAATAAAACCTTACGTAATTGTATGTACCGAGGTATGGAAATTAACGCATTACCAGTATTATAGACTCAAAGATTATAAGTTATATTAGAATCATGgagatattaataaaaatgatggtGTTGTGATCTATGTAAAAGAGAATGTAAAGCACACTAACTAGACGATAGAAATAAGTaaacttaaaatattaaatactattattaccttaaataacaataaacaaCTAGAAATCTCTTCTCTATATAGATCGCATGGACTGAGTTGCACAGAATTTAATCAGAATTTCAAAACTTACTTAGAACAAAAAAGAAAGGTTAAAAACCACATTATAataggtgattttaatataaacaTACAGGATCATAATCTTATAAGCATGGATTTCCTAAATAACCTACTAGAAAACAGCTTCCTTCCAGGATTTACAAATACTACCAGACCATCAAATATAACTTCGAATGAAGGAACGTGTATTGACAATATCCTCATCAAAACGGAATTCCTAAATACAAAAGCACTAACACTAAAGGTGCATATAACAGATCGTTACCTATTATttctagaaataaaaaatggtaCACTTAATCCAAACAACAAAGAGACAAAGACTGACATGGTTTATTAcaactacaaaaaattattcaatacTGCTAGACAAATAGACTGgacaaaattcaaaaataaaaaagatccaaatgaaaatgtaaatgaaataataaatgaaattcgattatgcattgaaaaatcaatatataaaaaacaaaaaataaataaatcaaagaaaaCACCCAGGAAAGACTGGATAACAAGTGCAATTTTTAACTCGTGCAATACTAAagaaattttatacaatagATTAAAACAAAATCCAGACAACGTTGAACTCAAGGcagaatacaaaaaatttgttaaaactCTAGATAAAGTAATTAAGGCAGCTAAAATCGAATATGATAGGAAAAAAATTGAGAGCAACAGTAATGATCCCAGAAATTCTGGGCCTGCATAAATCACAAAATAGGCAAAAGTAAGAATAAATCTGACACTAATATTAATCAGTTAAAATTGAAGATAAcacaataatcaaaaatagTAGTGAAATTGCTAATAAAATGAATGAGTTTTACTGCAAACTTGGAGAAACATTGAGTAACAAAATAACTATACCAAAGGATAGACAGTTAGAACTACCTAAAAACAATCCAAAAACAATTTGCATTAAACCTACGCGAAGGGCAAATgtaaattatacaataatcGCAAACATCAACGGATTTACAACTACAATTACAACAAAATGATAAATGCATACTCAAATATAACGACCGTCTAGACAATCTAACAaacgaaataataaatgaatggacctataaaactaaagatgaaaaaacaagtatcaaattcataaaattcgACAAAGCAACAACCAATGAATTGGAAGTCAAAAAAGACTCaagcattgaaaaatataaaccaaTAGAAACAGCCTTCACCAGGATCGATGAAATGGCCGAAGAAAACAGCAATAAAGCTAGGAAAAAGGAAGCGACATCTGCACCAGGACAGAAGATCACAGAATCAGCTAAACACAGAATGACTTATGGCGATATCAACTATCTAGGATCTAACAAGGCATTTTTCTACTTTGATAGAGGTATAAGAGGTAAACAGGTTTTCATAAATTCAGTCTCCTCACTCAAGCACCAATCGCCTTATAAAGATATAGTAATAATAGATGATATAGTTTTTACGTCAGACTGTAAATGTGATTCATCAAATCAGCATAATGAGATGTTTTCACACTACCGAGAAACCTGTGCCGTTGGGCTTACGTGCCCAGCAAGGCTCAGCACAACATGTTGGTAAGGAGATGGTGAAAATAAAGTGcaactttaaattattaagttatagatataaaaaaaaattaagtgacAATACAAAATATAGAATCTCAAATCGTGCAATATAATCTatcgaaaaaagaagtataagTAACATTAAGTTAAGAGTACAACATATAGAATCAATAACGTAAAATTAGTAAattttactaaatttaaataataaataatataaattatttttcttaagtaaaatagatagattatataaaatttgtatgtttCTTTTCAAATGATTATATTCTTGTTAAAAAATTGGGCATAGGAGACAAATAGACCCTTATACCCAATTTGAGTGTGAATGAGTAAGTATGATGGTATACCCATTGTCTGGAAGTCCGACATGGAAAGTACTGTCATACAGAGTGAATGTTTTGAAGTAGAGTATGGTAGATAGTATGGCTGGAGGTTTTTGGCTGTAGTGTATACAGCTAAGCTAACCAGCATTTTTGTTACTATCttgttatttttgttaatccGGACCTGCGAACAGGGAACATTGTTTTCCTCTGCAGGATCGCTGCGTTATGATGGgttattgtattaataattgCTGCATTATGACAGCCTGCGAATTTTATATGTAATTTATGTAACACTATgtaaattatgtattttctggaattctaaataaataaataaataaataaatgtggtcgtcatcacgtcttcttctttttgcgTCGTCCGGTCGTCTGCTTCGTGCGGCATCGTCCGGCCATCCTTTGGACAGTctcaaccccgacacggcTCAGTGACCTTCGTCTAGCTACATTTTTATTCCGCTGTTTCGCGTTGTCTTtgccttcttttctcttcgtcatttctaaccttcttgaggatggtccttacgtagttgtttactgcgttcCAACCATTCTCCGACGTCAACATAGTTGTCATCTTTGACTCAGGTGTCACTCTGGTCTGAAGATAACACTCGAGTTCTTCTCTCTCCATTTGGTATCACGAACAGTCACAGAGaacatgctccgcatcttcgtCAGCGTCCCAACAAGCTGGGCAGTTCGGACTGTCGTCTAATTTAAATCGGTGCAGATAAGCCCAGAAGCATCCGTGCCCGGTTAAAAACTGTGTGAGATAGTAGTTGACCTCCCCATGTTCTCCATCTTCCAGTCCAATCTTCTATTTTTGGTATAAGGCGGTGTGTACATCGCCCTTTGTCACTAACatcccatcttgtttgccattcggccattgtcttctttcttgctGCATCCCAGATTTCCTTCTAAGTTTTGTCACTTGTTCTTCTTTTAGTTTGAAATACTTCCTTACTTTCCATCGCCAATAGGTCAATCGGCGGCATACCAGCAATAATGCGCACCGCATCATCGGATACTGTACGGTAAGCGGACGCCActcttacaaggaaaggtacccaacccgaactcaccgattttgatgattttcatatatgttgtagaacataaaaaaataagagacacgtatttttttttatcggctaattttcacttttaaggggtaaaaacctcccctaaagttaacccccaaaaagcgttttttttaaatatctcggcttaaaattaatatttttcaatgaaacaaattggaggttatttcttacaaaaagagcaagtatttcatggtgatttgaagagtaagcgtagcatcccctattttttaggggttgaaaacatatattttttggcataattttataataaaaatgtttaaaccgactaaaaaaaattggaaaaaatgtttaaacatccttaataacaaaatttagttgacgtctttcggtgttttcataaatattacccctaagggggtaaaccacccctaacacaaaataactataagtatacttcaatccataatattttgtagaaggtttgtatataggggttttcgagatcgctctttacaaatctgatatcagattttaaaaatacaaaatggcgaaaccaatgtggtggacgaaaatgtcgaaaaaaaattttaactttcataaaaacttgttataaatgtgtgatctttgtagcctgtacatgtgaactaaagagccttaaaccctaaacccctaaagaacaaataggctaaatggttgtgctttttaaccaaaccacctcaaattcctaaatttgtaaacaagaaaattctgtgtgtgaagcagttttataatttccgtagaaattgttatcagaatgttattgaaattcctttattgtaaattcaacttataatgtatttttgtttataatattagagtataataataatctacaatcttttatcttttgccatagtgcattttttgtattgagcataaaatatattattttacgatgtttttacaataatggtagtcctcataaaagtgtttaaagcacaatgcttttttgcaccaaccacatcgtacaattgcaatgtttgtgcacccttcgatttcacaatgtgttgcacaagactttccaaaactgaaatctataggattatcaaatttatctggtttttcattgacgtaaccgcttttataccaggaatatttaaacaaatctatatatctcggtgaagacagttggttgtgaaccaaggattgaagtttaattatattatttctcacatgtaaattcatatcatgatccattacattatcagaaaatgttcggacaaagtttttccaaatacggaatccatagacatcaagtggttgtatttttcctgtggttccagttggaattttttttatgttaataattttattttgtggcattgtttcttctataactttgtcacaatgaccactccaagaatcaagtaatagtattgagtgatggcctacatagggataaaatattttttccaaccagattttgaagtgatctgcaattaaacgacttactaattaactgatcaacgatattacaatgtaaaaattgttattagttcccttacttgttgttaattttccagatttggatgcttccacgtacacgttttctggtctaaatatgttttgttctacaatagggccaaacttgccacttggttcctttaaaacaagaaatagcggtgacaacagttgtccagtagctgatattagtggctgtatagtataactatgcgttgttgctgaaattgactgtaccagacattgcacttgcttttctccttctactgctaatgttcttccagaatgcatttctagctgaaatccgctctgatctgtattatacaaattttcgagtccaatccttggtatacacgatttaacgtcatcgataaatgcttcagctttagccgtaagttctgcactactttctagtgtttttcttgttatgaacttatttattttcctagaaactattcggtgtgcttgcttaaatttgcgtaaccaatgtttagaagctttgaatctaatatcatcaaaaccaatttcttttttagctagtaaggcccatcgaattatatcttcatcatggataattgaaccactgtcgagagctgcttgaaaattatccagggtatactgacaaatttgtgctactttttctctatacgtgccacctttattaattgaatgagcccaacgacgtagctgactaatagatgatacttttttgaatctgttttgcactgttttgagacttaaattttgcttcgttttgctacttctccaaaattctacagctctttttttgtattcaaaatctagttcttcattatctgctgtacattgatttgttggtgctatatccggatcaggaaaatgatgttgcacttcatcttcaattatttccgcattatggtctttatactcttcttgaaaatccaaagagtcatcagtaatcatttctacatcgttgaaatcatgtgttgcatctattaaaatttcttttattttttcggccaactctgtttcgtgataattcgtgacactatctggtatgtttaacgcttgaaagtatgctaataataagtttagaacgtttaacggattaattttcatttttcaatctaaaatgaaaacaagcggtaaaatttatacaagctgtgtttttgcatgtaaggcacgactgctacatttctaccagaataaaacgagtgaatgtaaattgaatcaaatcattaatttatgcattggagaagaattctcgtttcactttgtgatgttcggaaaactctatttttggttttattcaacttttattcactttgaaattgaataatgtaaatctatataaaatcactaaagaaaattttctacaactgtatgataccactgacaaataaaaattcgtgctttccggcatcgaactagaattcccacaaaactcactcactgcctaaaaaataacacaggcagctgaggtaaacactcgatgaaaacaatctaaaaaaagaacatactgattcgcacatattgtcaacaacttttatgagtgaaagacatttatctgtggaattatcattgaatgtacgataacattcattaaactaatgaatgcatataaaattccctttcaataacaacgtgttctttaattgcaaatgaagttcgagtattaatattcttttatgtatttttaccaataacaaaaattatcatagtaatataataataataataataagaagaagaataagcataattgcaatagcaataataacagtaatactgataatagcaatgataatgaaaaataataataataattagaataatatttattattaaatttagattttttgataaagtcattaaatcgtatcaaatagtattattatggaattccagactgtaaatattttactatagatacaataatcattacttcgagaattcatctaaaaaacgtttggcttacgaaataattgtaacaatgaaaaactcccaagtttgacaacattaaattttattacaaaacgcaaaagagtttgataaactaattttattaacctatgttttttcatttgcaaaaaagtgtggactttttgaatttataaaattatataattatgcaatttatgaaatactttataatttatgaaattacttttgaaattatgctaatttataaaagcagaaaaataaataatctttgattgaaacataaaacgagacgttatttgttacatacaaaatgatagaataaaatatcggtaatatatctatactcgtgtctacggtaaagcataggccttcggcttgtctggaggttaggggtttggagtcgtttggttaaaatgcacaaccattta comes from the Nasonia vitripennis strain AsymCx chromosome 1 unlocalized genomic scaffold, Nvit_psr_1.1 chr1_random0014, whole genome shotgun sequence genome and includes:
- the LOC116738637 gene encoding uncharacterized protein LOC116738637; the encoded protein is MAEENSNKARKKEATSAPGQKITESAKHRMTYGDINYLGSNKAFFYFDRGIRDCKCDSSNQHNEMFSHYRETCAVGLTCPARLSTTCW